The following proteins are encoded in a genomic region of Abyssisolibacter fermentans:
- the hrcA gene encoding heat-inducible transcriptional repressor HrcA, which translates to MKNDRKMKILQAIIHSYITNGEPVGSRTISKKYSLGISPATIRNEMSDLEELGYLFQPYTSAGRIPSDKAYRLYVDSLIEFKNIENVKKQNIKKNLLNSISEIEQLVQSSLNILSDLTRYTTLAVAPNLKASKLKHIQLVLLDEYRILVVFVTSTGIVKNTIIRLSHSANEEQLSIITNLLNTKLKNKNIGDLPIIINREVINTIVKEVNDLHNIVSDIIPTLYNTIDELDNIKYYTDGVNKIFDYAEYNDICKAKEIISFLEDKETITEMLLRDNKNDIEVIIGNENEYDEIKNCSLITATYKMNGMTIGKIGLIGPTRMEYSKVIPIVKLMARDLNDILSKYFLD; encoded by the coding sequence ATGAAAAATGATAGAAAGATGAAAATCCTTCAGGCTATAATACATAGTTATATAACTAATGGTGAACCTGTAGGATCGAGAACTATTTCCAAGAAATATTCTTTAGGAATTAGTCCTGCTACGATTAGAAATGAAATGTCAGATTTAGAAGAATTAGGATATTTATTTCAACCTTATACTTCAGCTGGTAGAATTCCATCTGATAAGGCCTATAGATTGTATGTAGATAGTTTAATTGAGTTTAAGAATATTGAAAATGTGAAAAAGCAAAATATTAAAAAGAACCTCTTAAATAGTATAAGTGAAATAGAGCAGTTAGTACAGTCAAGCTTAAATATATTATCTGATTTAACCCGATATACTACATTAGCTGTAGCTCCAAATTTAAAAGCTAGCAAGTTAAAGCATATACAGCTAGTGTTATTAGATGAGTATAGAATATTAGTTGTTTTTGTTACTAGTACTGGTATTGTTAAAAATACAATAATTAGACTTAGTCATAGTGCAAATGAGGAACAATTAAGTATAATTACAAATTTATTAAATACTAAGTTAAAGAACAAAAACATAGGAGACTTACCTATAATAATAAATAGGGAAGTAATTAATACAATAGTTAAAGAAGTTAATGATTTACACAACATAGTATCAGATATAATACCTACACTCTATAATACAATTGATGAATTAGATAATATAAAATACTATACTGATGGAGTAAATAAAATATTCGATTATGCTGAGTATAATGATATTTGTAAAGCAAAAGAAATCATTTCATTTTTGGAAGATAAAGAAACAATTACTGAAATGTTGTTAAGAGACAATAAGAATGATATTGAGGTTATAATAGGTAATGAAAATGAATATGATGAAATCAAAAACTGTAGTTTAATAACTGCAACTTATAAAATGAATGGTATGACTATAGGAAAGATAGGACTTATTGGCCCGACTAGAATGGAATATTCTAAGGTTATTCCCATAGTTAAACTTATGGCTAGGGATTTGAATGACATTTTATCAAAATATTTTCTTGATTAA
- the spoIIP gene encoding stage II sporulation protein P, whose protein sequence is MSKRILVKDKGFQYVIIASVCLIIFVTGFFYVNNNISNKCSVQAITPKYKEVVIKDKLDAKGCDFFLNLIMSNNSFMQITYSDVSHEKNEQSLIKSGFVYLLNLEKVQNYIANNLFIFNDIVKKYKIDNNEAIKSIENSNDSLVATVCKIDSTPLLEEIKDAQEINPDVAKDILLDDIIIIDDTTDGLSSVSGKLTADEIKKIKNELNFNGDLCINKEKPYILIYHTHATEVYLPIKDDNFHSKKKEYSVMEVGEIINNTLNKKGHNTKQVQIYHDLPSYNKSYSRSLATIKKEIKKEKNIKVLIDIHRDGVPSNAAYISKSIDESKVCVNNKQAATFKFVIGADCPNKEELIKFAKYIMAISERMYPGLCKGLVIKPYGKYNLFLSDFSMLLEVGSNLNTIEEAKNTSVLLANVLDMALKNIIEP, encoded by the coding sequence ATGTCTAAGAGAATACTTGTTAAGGATAAAGGCTTTCAATATGTAATAATTGCTAGTGTATGTTTAATTATTTTTGTTACAGGTTTTTTTTATGTTAATAATAATATATCTAATAAATGCTCTGTACAAGCTATAACTCCAAAGTATAAGGAAGTTGTAATTAAAGACAAATTAGATGCAAAAGGTTGCGATTTTTTTTTGAATTTAATAATGTCAAACAATTCATTTATGCAAATTACTTATTCGGATGTTAGTCATGAAAAAAATGAACAAAGTCTTATTAAAAGTGGTTTTGTATATTTATTGAATCTAGAAAAAGTTCAAAATTATATAGCTAACAATTTATTTATATTTAATGATATAGTAAAAAAATATAAAATCGATAATAACGAAGCTATAAAGAGTATTGAAAATAGTAATGATTCTTTAGTTGCTACTGTATGTAAAATAGATTCTACACCACTTTTAGAAGAGATAAAAGACGCTCAGGAGATTAATCCAGATGTAGCTAAAGATATATTGCTTGATGATATAATAATAATAGATGATACTACGGATGGATTAAGTTCTGTAAGTGGGAAACTGACTGCTGATGAAATAAAGAAAATAAAGAACGAATTGAATTTTAATGGGGACCTTTGTATAAATAAAGAAAAGCCTTATATATTAATATATCACACACATGCAACAGAAGTGTATTTACCAATAAAAGATGATAATTTTCACTCTAAAAAGAAAGAATATAGTGTTATGGAAGTGGGTGAAATTATAAATAATACATTAAATAAAAAAGGACATAATACAAAGCAGGTACAAATTTATCACGACTTGCCATCGTATAATAAATCTTATAGTAGATCATTGGCAACTATAAAGAAAGAAATTAAAAAAGAAAAAAATATAAAAGTTTTAATTGACATACATAGAGATGGAGTGCCTTCAAATGCAGCATATATTAGCAAATCAATAGACGAAAGTAAAGTATGTGTAAATAACAAACAAGCAGCAACATTTAAGTTTGTTATTGGAGCTGATTGTCCTAATAAAGAAGAACTAATTAAATTTGCAAAATATATAATGGCTATATCGGAAAGGATGTATCCAGGGTTATGCAAAGGGTTGGTAATCAAACCTTATGGTAAATACAATTTGTTTTTGAGCGATTTCTCAATGTTATTAGAAGTTGGAAGTAATTTAAATACAATAGAAGAAGCAAAAAACACCTCTGTTTTATTAGCTAATGTATTAGATATGGCACTAAAAAATATTATTGAACCCTGA
- the grpE gene encoding nucleotide exchange factor GrpE, with protein MCKSETKKDISEEASDKEYSCEEEQGEEQEKNYEKELAELNDRYIRLQADFINYRKRVEKEKQSLSKYANQALITDLLVSLDNIERALESVDEDTQKDNLYKGIEMVYKQIIDIFNKNHLEEIKALNCKFDPNLHHAVMQEACDEYGEDTVIEVFQKGYKLYDRVIRPSVVKVSK; from the coding sequence ATGTGTAAGAGTGAAACAAAAAAAGATATAAGTGAAGAAGCTAGTGATAAAGAGTATTCTTGTGAAGAAGAACAAGGAGAAGAGCAAGAAAAAAATTATGAGAAGGAATTAGCAGAGCTTAACGATAGATACATAAGACTGCAAGCAGATTTTATCAATTATAGAAAGAGAGTTGAAAAAGAAAAACAATCTCTTAGTAAATATGCGAATCAAGCGCTAATAACTGATTTATTGGTTTCATTAGATAACATTGAAAGAGCATTAGAATCAGTAGATGAAGATACGCAAAAAGATAATTTATACAAAGGTATTGAAATGGTATATAAACAAATAATTGATATATTTAACAAAAATCATTTAGAAGAAATTAAAGCATTGAATTGCAAATTTGACCCGAATTTACATCATGCAGTTATGCAAGAAGCTTGTGATGAATATGGTGAAGATACTGTAATCGAAGTATTTCAGAAGGGTTATAAATTATATGACAGAGTAATAAGACCAAGTGTGGTAAAAGTATCTAAATAA
- the lepB gene encoding signal peptidase I yields the protein MSKETNIKKEVMEWVKSIALAVVIAFVIKMFLFDTTYVVGSSMFPTLHNKDRLFTNKIGYLLKTPQRGDIVVIEAPDDPDKDYIKRIAGVEGDLVEIKNGHVYVNGELYEEDYIKQDIDTQGDISIQVPQGEIFVLGDNRELGASKDSRYFGTVKEEAVKGRAVFRYFPFGERFGVLH from the coding sequence ATGAGTAAAGAAACAAATATAAAAAAAGAGGTTATGGAATGGGTTAAGAGTATAGCCTTAGCGGTAGTTATAGCTTTTGTAATAAAGATGTTTTTGTTTGATACAACATATGTAGTTGGGAGTTCGATGTTTCCAACATTACATAATAAAGATAGACTTTTCACAAATAAAATAGGATATCTTTTAAAAACTCCTCAAAGAGGAGATATAGTTGTTATAGAAGCTCCAGATGATCCTGATAAAGATTATATTAAACGAATAGCTGGAGTAGAAGGAGACCTTGTTGAAATTAAAAATGGTCATGTGTATGTCAATGGAGAACTTTATGAAGAGGATTATATTAAACAAGATATAGATACACAAGGCGATATCAGTATTCAAGTACCACAAGGTGAAATTTTTGTACTAGGAGATAATAGGGAATTAGGAGCTAGTAAAGATAGTAGATATTTTGGAACAGTAAAAGAAGAAGCTGTAAAGGGTAGAGCAGTATTTAGATATTTTCCATTTGGAGAGAGATTTGGTGTTTTGCATTAG
- the hemW gene encoding radical SAM family heme chaperone HemW: protein MKQIGLYFHIPFCKSKCYYCDFISFPRMEHIIETYIKYVMSEIKLYTSQLADYKVTSIFIGGGTPSSIDSKYIYQILDKTNKVFNLDNDIEISIEANPSSIDKDKLRVYKSCGINRISMGVQSLNDRLLKSIGRIHDQKTVLKAYHDIRESGFDNVNFDIMFNLPLQSIDDVMNTLQKTVELDVEHISLYSLKLEENTPFYRKYEKGELILPNEDVEREMYHESIDFLEANGYHHYEISNFSKKNYECKHNLIYWKLKPYLGFGLAAHSNIGNNRWSNNENFEDYFKNLDQGIKPINDICNIEKDKMAEYTILGLRLIEGIDIDDFRNKFEVSIFDVYREVIEKYHKNGLLSTEKNRIKLTRRGLDLSNQIFCELMP from the coding sequence ATGAAACAGATTGGTTTATATTTTCATATACCATTTTGTAAAAGTAAATGCTACTATTGTGACTTTATATCATTTCCTCGTATGGAACATATAATAGAAACGTATATTAAGTATGTAATGAGTGAGATAAAGTTGTATACTTCTCAGTTAGCAGACTATAAAGTGACAAGTATTTTTATTGGTGGAGGGACTCCATCGTCCATAGATAGTAAATATATCTATCAGATATTGGATAAAACAAATAAAGTATTTAATTTAGATAATGATATAGAAATATCTATAGAAGCAAATCCTAGTTCTATTGATAAAGATAAGCTTAGAGTGTATAAAAGTTGTGGAATAAACAGGATTAGTATGGGAGTACAATCTCTTAATGATAGATTACTAAAGAGTATTGGTAGAATACATGATCAAAAAACTGTCTTAAAGGCTTACCACGATATTAGAGAAAGTGGTTTTGATAATGTAAACTTCGATATAATGTTCAATTTACCTTTGCAAAGTATAGATGATGTAATGAATACACTACAAAAAACTGTTGAGTTAGATGTAGAACATATTTCATTATATAGTTTAAAGCTTGAAGAAAACACACCATTTTATAGGAAATATGAAAAAGGAGAGCTTATACTGCCTAATGAAGATGTTGAAAGAGAAATGTATCATGAATCAATAGATTTTCTAGAGGCTAATGGTTATCATCATTATGAAATATCAAATTTCAGTAAAAAAAATTATGAATGTAAACATAATTTAATATATTGGAAACTTAAGCCTTATTTAGGTTTTGGATTAGCTGCACATTCAAATATAGGCAATAATCGATGGAGTAATAATGAAAACTTTGAAGATTATTTTAAAAATCTAGATCAAGGTATAAAGCCTATAAATGATATTTGTAATATTGAAAAGGATAAAATGGCCGAATATACAATATTAGGTTTAAGACTTATAGAAGGTATAGATATAGATGATTTTAGAAATAAATTTGAAGTAAGTATATTTGATGTTTATAGAGAAGTTATAGAAAAATATCACAAAAATGGTTTGTTGAGTACAGAAAAAAATAGAATTAAATTAACTAGACGTGGACTTGATTTATCAAATCAGATATTTTGCGAGCTAATGCCATAA
- the gpr gene encoding GPR endopeptidase, with the protein MLQIRTDLAIETREMYREKNNVEISGVEVNVEEEKEYKITRVKILNKDGEEKLGKKMGSYITIEAAGLKQADQDLKDEISQVLAKELKTLINTNKHTKSLIVGLGNWNVTPDALGPRVIGKVFVTRHFFKAYNKSEDETMTDVSAIAPGVMGITGIETGEIIKGIVEKTKPDIVVAIDALASRKMERVSTTIQISDTGINPGAGVGNNRKSLNKEYLGVPVYAIGVPTVVDAATMVNDTIDLIVKEMKTHTEKGGEFYDLLGEMSQQDKHQLISEVLMPYMGNVMVTPKEIDTVIDDISLVIANGLNISLHHGIDLKDVNRYVN; encoded by the coding sequence ATGCTACAAATTAGAACAGATTTAGCTATAGAAACTAGAGAAATGTATAGAGAAAAAAATAATGTTGAGATATCAGGAGTTGAAGTAAATGTAGAAGAAGAAAAAGAGTATAAAATTACAAGAGTAAAGATATTAAATAAAGATGGAGAAGAAAAATTAGGCAAAAAAATGGGAAGTTACATAACGATAGAAGCAGCAGGTCTAAAACAAGCTGATCAGGATTTAAAAGATGAGATAAGTCAAGTATTAGCGAAAGAGCTAAAAACATTAATAAATACTAATAAACACACAAAAAGCTTGATAGTAGGGTTAGGCAATTGGAATGTAACGCCAGATGCATTAGGTCCAAGAGTAATAGGTAAAGTATTTGTTACTAGGCATTTTTTCAAAGCATATAACAAATCAGAAGATGAAACTATGACGGATGTATCAGCTATTGCACCAGGTGTAATGGGTATTACAGGTATAGAAACAGGAGAAATCATAAAAGGAATAGTTGAAAAAACAAAGCCAGATATTGTCGTAGCAATTGATGCATTAGCATCTAGAAAAATGGAAAGAGTAAGTACTACTATACAAATAAGTGATACTGGTATAAATCCAGGTGCTGGAGTTGGTAATAATAGAAAATCTCTAAATAAAGAATATTTAGGAGTTCCGGTTTATGCAATAGGAGTGCCTACAGTAGTTGATGCCGCTACAATGGTTAATGATACTATTGATCTTATAGTTAAAGAAATGAAAACACATACAGAAAAAGGTGGAGAGTTTTATGATTTATTAGGAGAAATGAGCCAACAGGATAAGCATCAATTAATTTCTGAGGTTCTAATGCCATATATGGGTAATGTAATGGTAACTCCTAAAGAGATAGATACAGTAATAGATGATATTTCTCTAGTAATTGCAAATGGACTGAACATTTCGCTTCATCACGGTATAGACTTAAAAGACGTAAATAGGTATGTAAATTAG
- the rpsT gene encoding 30S ribosomal protein S20 — protein MANIKSAKKRISVINTKTAQNRQRKSEIKTYIKKLDKAIEGKNFEEAKILLKTIEKKLDKAAAKGTYHKKTVARKISRLTKHINAAM, from the coding sequence TTGGCTAATATTAAATCAGCTAAGAAAAGAATTAGTGTTATAAATACTAAAACAGCTCAAAATAGACAAAGAAAATCTGAAATCAAGACTTATATTAAAAAGCTTGATAAAGCTATAGAAGGTAAAAACTTTGAAGAAGCAAAAATATTATTGAAAACAATTGAGAAGAAGCTTGATAAAGCTGCTGCAAAAGGTACTTATCACAAAAAAACTGTTGCAAGAAAAATAAGCAGACTTACAAAACATATAAACGCTGCTATGTAA
- the dnaJ gene encoding molecular chaperone DnaJ, with protein sequence MGKRDYYEVLGIQKGANEQEIKKAFRKLAKQYHPDLNPDNKEAEVKFKEINEAYEVLSNSDKRKRYDQFGHAGVNGQAGGGFGGQGFDGFGDIFGDIFGDIFGGGFSSSRSSKTGPRKGPDLKYRVNISFKEAAFGTDKKIEVTRSENCKECNGTGAKPGTSKKTCSTCGGSGEVRYSQNTPFGQFVNVKTCEACNGTGEVIETPCKACRGTGKQKKTKTISIKIPAGVDTGSVIPLRGEGELGERGGSRGDLYIYINVLSHKIFKREGNDVICEYPITFVQATLGDEVEVPTLDGKVKYKIPEGTQTGTVFRLRGKGIPSLRGYGRGDQYVKVNIEVPKNLNKKQKDILRDFAKEAGEKVYEQKRSFFDKVKDVFGA encoded by the coding sequence ATGGGAAAAAGGGATTATTACGAAGTTTTAGGGATTCAAAAAGGAGCAAATGAGCAAGAAATTAAAAAAGCATTTAGAAAATTAGCTAAACAATATCACCCTGATTTAAATCCTGATAATAAAGAAGCTGAAGTGAAATTTAAGGAAATAAATGAGGCATATGAAGTATTAAGTAATTCAGATAAAAGAAAAAGATATGATCAATTTGGTCATGCAGGAGTGAATGGTCAAGCTGGTGGCGGATTTGGTGGCCAAGGGTTTGATGGCTTTGGAGATATTTTTGGCGACATTTTTGGAGATATCTTTGGAGGAGGTTTTTCTTCATCAAGAAGCAGTAAAACTGGTCCTAGAAAAGGTCCTGATTTGAAATATAGAGTTAATATATCATTTAAAGAGGCAGCTTTTGGAACAGACAAAAAAATTGAAGTTACAAGATCAGAGAATTGTAAAGAATGTAATGGTACAGGTGCTAAACCAGGAACAAGCAAAAAAACTTGTTCTACATGTGGTGGAAGTGGAGAAGTTAGATATTCACAAAATACACCATTTGGACAGTTCGTTAACGTTAAAACATGTGAGGCTTGTAATGGTACAGGAGAGGTTATTGAAACTCCATGTAAAGCATGTAGAGGAACTGGTAAGCAGAAAAAAACTAAGACAATATCTATAAAAATTCCTGCTGGTGTAGATACAGGTTCAGTAATTCCTCTCAGAGGTGAGGGAGAGCTTGGAGAAAGAGGAGGAAGTAGAGGGGACTTATATATTTATATAAATGTATTATCTCATAAAATATTTAAAAGAGAAGGTAATGATGTTATTTGTGAATATCCAATAACATTTGTTCAAGCTACATTAGGAGATGAAGTAGAAGTACCAACTTTAGATGGAAAAGTTAAATACAAAATTCCAGAAGGAACGCAAACAGGTACAGTTTTTAGGCTTAGAGGTAAAGGTATACCTAGCTTAAGAGGTTATGGTAGAGGGGATCAATATGTTAAAGTAAATATTGAAGTTCCAAAAAATCTTAATAAAAAACAAAAGGATATCTTGAGAGATTTTGCTAAAGAGGCTGGAGAAAAAGTCTATGAACAAAAAAGGAGTTTCTTTGATAAAGTGAAGGATGTTTTTGGAGCATAA
- the dnaK gene encoding molecular chaperone DnaK: MAKIIGIDLGTTNSCVAVMEGGEPLVIANVEGNRTTPSIVAFTKDGERLVGETAKRQAITNPDRTIASIKRNMGTDYKVKIDDKNLTPQDISAMILQKLKSDAENYLGDKVTDAVITVPAYFTDSQRQATKDAGRIAGLNVQRIINEPTAASLAYGLDKDDNQHKIMVFDLGGGTFDVSILELGDGVFEVISTKGDNHLGGDDFDQVIMDYLAENFKKEYGIDLRNDKMSLQRLKEASEKAKKELSTVMTTNINLPFITANQSGPLHLNIDLTRAKFEELSASLVERTLGPTRNALKDGGLNPSDIDKVILVGGSTRIPAVQEAVKKLTGKDPHKGVNPDECVALGAAIQAGVLSGEVKDVLLLDVTPLSLGIETLGGVCTNLIERNTTIPTKKSQIFSTAADNQNAVDIHILQGERKMAADNVTLGRFQLSGIAPAPRGIPQIEVTFDIDANGIVNVSAKDLGTGKEQKITITASTNLSEEDIKAKVQEAELHAEEDKKKKEKIETINNANSLVYQTEKTLKDLEGKISEDEKAKVQAKAEELKKALETDNVDEIKAKTEELTTEFHQVSQKMYEQAAAQQQAGQAQGQQQGPQQGNAGAADDDIVDADYEVVDDDK, from the coding sequence ATGGCTAAAATAATAGGTATTGATTTAGGAACAACTAACTCATGTGTAGCAGTTATGGAAGGTGGAGAACCATTAGTTATAGCTAATGTAGAAGGAAATAGAACAACACCATCTATAGTGGCATTTACTAAAGATGGAGAGAGATTAGTAGGGGAAACTGCTAAAAGACAAGCTATAACAAACCCTGATAGAACAATTGCATCTATTAAAAGAAATATGGGTACAGATTATAAAGTGAAAATAGATGATAAAAATTTAACTCCTCAAGATATTTCTGCAATGATTTTACAAAAACTAAAAAGCGATGCAGAAAATTATTTAGGAGATAAAGTAACTGATGCAGTTATAACAGTGCCAGCATATTTTACTGATAGTCAAAGACAGGCAACAAAAGACGCTGGTAGAATAGCCGGATTAAATGTACAAAGAATTATAAATGAACCAACTGCCGCTTCATTAGCATACGGTTTAGATAAAGATGATAATCAACATAAAATAATGGTATTTGACTTAGGTGGAGGTACATTTGACGTTTCAATATTAGAGCTTGGTGATGGAGTATTTGAAGTTATTTCTACAAAGGGAGATAATCACTTAGGTGGAGATGATTTTGATCAAGTTATTATGGATTACTTAGCAGAAAATTTCAAAAAAGAATATGGCATAGATTTAAGAAATGATAAGATGTCATTACAAAGACTAAAAGAAGCTAGTGAAAAAGCTAAAAAAGAATTATCTACTGTAATGACTACAAACATTAATTTACCATTTATAACTGCTAATCAATCTGGACCATTACATTTAAATATTGATTTAACAAGAGCTAAATTTGAAGAACTTTCAGCAAGTTTAGTAGAAAGAACATTAGGACCAACTAGAAATGCATTAAAAGATGGAGGATTAAATCCATCAGATATAGATAAAGTAATATTAGTAGGTGGATCAACAAGAATACCTGCTGTACAAGAAGCAGTTAAAAAATTAACTGGCAAAGATCCTCATAAAGGAGTTAATCCTGATGAATGTGTAGCTTTAGGAGCAGCAATACAAGCTGGTGTATTAAGTGGAGAAGTAAAAGACGTCTTGTTACTTGATGTTACACCATTGTCATTGGGTATTGAGACTTTAGGTGGAGTTTGCACTAACTTGATTGAAAGAAATACTACAATACCAACAAAGAAAAGTCAAATATTCTCAACTGCAGCTGATAACCAAAATGCTGTTGATATACACATATTACAAGGCGAAAGAAAAATGGCAGCTGACAATGTAACATTAGGAAGATTCCAATTGTCTGGTATAGCTCCAGCTCCAAGAGGAATACCACAAATTGAAGTAACATTTGATATAGATGCAAATGGTATTGTAAATGTATCTGCTAAAGATTTAGGAACTGGTAAAGAACAAAAAATTACAATAACAGCTTCTACTAATTTAAGTGAAGAAGATATCAAGGCTAAAGTTCAAGAAGCTGAATTACATGCTGAAGAAGATAAGAAGAAAAAAGAGAAAATAGAAACTATTAATAATGCTAATTCTTTGGTTTATCAAACAGAAAAAACACTAAAAGATTTAGAAGGAAAAATATCAGAAGATGAAAAAGCTAAAGTTCAGGCTAAAGCAGAAGAATTAAAGAAAGCTTTAGAAACAGATAATGTAGATGAGATAAAAGCTAAGACAGAGGAATTAACAACTGAATTCCATCAAGTATCACAAAAAATGTATGAGCAAGCAGCGGCTCAACAACAAGCTGGGCAAGCTCAAGGACAACAGCAAGGACCACAGCAAGGTAATGCTGGCGCTGCTGACGATGATATTGTAGATGCTGATTATGAAGTAGTAGATGATGATAAGTAA
- the lepA gene encoding translation elongation factor 4: MNRQSRIRNFSIVAHIDHGKSTLADRLIEETGLLTKREMTDQVLDNMDLEKERGITIKLQSIRLIYKAKDGEEYILNLIDTPGHVDFNYEVSRSLAACEGAVLVVDAAQGIEAQTLANVYLALDQDLEIVPVINKIDLPSARPDEIKKEIEDIIGLDASQAPLISAKEGINIKDVLENIVNLIPPPEGDKNASLKALIFDSYYDSYRGVIAYSRVVEGTVKKGTKIKMMATKTEFEVTEVGVCCPKMMPVDKLEAGDVGYIAASIKNVRDARVGDTITEANNPTDEPLPGYKKVTPMVFCGVYPAEGEDYNNVRDALEKLQVNDAALIFEPENSVALGFGFRCGFLGLLHLEIIQERLEREFDLNIITTAPSVLYNVMKTDGEMLAIQNPTNLPPVQEIEYMEEPVVNATIMSPTDFVGQIMELCQNRRAIFKDMEYLEETRVSMKYEIPLNEVIYDFFDALKSKTKGYASLDYELKGYKRSELVKLDILINKEMVDAFSIIAHEEKAYERARMICERLKDVIPRHLFAVPIQASIGTKVIARETIKALRKDVLAKCYGGDISRKKKLLAKQKEGKKRMRQIGSVEVPQDAFLAVLKFDEKK; this comes from the coding sequence ATGAACAGACAAAGTAGAATAAGAAATTTTTCAATTGTTGCACATATAGATCATGGTAAATCTACATTGGCGGATAGATTGATTGAAGAAACGGGATTATTAACCAAAAGAGAGATGACAGATCAAGTATTAGATAATATGGATTTGGAAAAAGAACGCGGCATAACTATAAAATTGCAGTCTATAAGACTTATATATAAAGCTAAGGATGGAGAAGAATATATATTAAATCTAATAGACACTCCAGGTCATGTTGATTTTAATTATGAAGTTTCTAGAAGTCTTGCTGCATGTGAAGGTGCAGTTTTAGTTGTAGATGCAGCTCAAGGTATAGAGGCTCAAACACTTGCAAATGTTTATCTTGCGTTAGATCAGGATTTAGAGATAGTTCCAGTTATTAACAAAATTGATTTACCAAGTGCTAGACCAGATGAAATAAAAAAAGAAATAGAAGATATAATAGGACTAGATGCTTCACAGGCACCTTTAATATCTGCAAAAGAAGGTATTAATATAAAAGATGTGCTAGAAAACATAGTAAACCTTATACCACCACCTGAGGGAGATAAGAATGCATCATTAAAGGCGTTAATATTTGATTCATATTATGATTCATATAGAGGTGTTATTGCTTATTCAAGAGTTGTTGAAGGTACAGTTAAGAAAGGTACAAAAATAAAAATGATGGCAACGAAGACTGAATTTGAAGTTACTGAAGTAGGTGTATGTTGTCCCAAGATGATGCCAGTAGATAAATTGGAAGCAGGTGATGTTGGATATATTGCAGCTAGTATAAAAAATGTCAGAGATGCTAGAGTAGGTGATACTATTACTGAAGCAAATAATCCAACAGACGAGCCTTTACCAGGCTATAAAAAAGTTACTCCTATGGTTTTTTGCGGGGTATATCCTGCTGAAGGTGAAGATTACAATAATGTCAGAGATGCACTTGAAAAATTACAAGTTAACGATGCAGCATTGATATTTGAGCCAGAAAATTCTGTAGCTTTAGGATTTGGATTTAGATGTGGTTTTTTAGGATTATTACATTTGGAAATTATTCAAGAACGTTTAGAAAGAGAATTTGATTTAAATATCATAACTACAGCACCAAGTGTTTTATATAATGTAATGAAGACTGACGGAGAAATGTTAGCGATACAAAATCCAACAAATTTACCACCTGTGCAAGAAATAGAATATATGGAAGAGCCTGTAGTTAATGCTACTATAATGTCTCCAACAGATTTTGTTGGACAAATTATGGAGCTATGTCAAAATAGAAGAGCTATCTTTAAAGATATGGAGTATCTTGAAGAAACAAGAGTGTCGATGAAATATGAAATTCCTTTAAATGAAGTTATTTATGATTTCTTTGATGCTTTAAAATCAAAGACAAAAGGGTACGCTTCTTTAGATTATGAACTAAAAGGTTATAAGAGATCAGAACTTGTTAAATTGGATATTTTGATAAATAAAGAGATGGTAGATGCTTTTTCAATAATTGCTCATGAAGAGAAAGCTTACGAAAGAGCTAGAATGATTTGTGAAAGGCTAAAAGATGTAATACCAAGACATTTATTTGCAGTTCCAATACAAGCGTCGATAGGAACTAAAGTTATAGCTAGAGAAACTATAAAAGCTTTAAGAAAAGATGTACTAGCTAAATGCTATGGTGGGGATATATCAAGAAAGAAAAAGCTACTTGCTAAACAAAAAGAAGGTAAGAAAAGAATGAGACAAATCGGAAGTGTTGAAGTTCCACAAGATGCCTTTTTAGCTGTTTTAAAATTTGATGAAAAAAAATAA